In Hamadaea flava, a genomic segment contains:
- a CDS encoding SRPBCC family protein, whose amino-acid sequence MGLDFIDNAVTRHEVIGTVRLSADQVFASLAEHPERWPAWFGIARTAWYEGGPPFGEGTIRYLRLRGGVVARERILVWDRSAGVFAYRVEETNAPGVSAMLERWTVHGLSRDRVRVGWLIAIDATAPVRTLVRWRRPIDGLFHRAMRRLEEQAGRRRT is encoded by the coding sequence GTGGGCCTTGACTTCATCGACAACGCCGTCACTCGGCATGAGGTCATAGGAACGGTCCGGCTGTCGGCAGATCAGGTGTTCGCCAGCCTCGCGGAGCATCCGGAGCGTTGGCCCGCCTGGTTCGGCATCGCTCGGACCGCCTGGTACGAGGGAGGCCCGCCGTTCGGCGAAGGCACCATTCGGTACCTACGGCTGCGGGGCGGTGTCGTGGCCCGAGAACGGATCCTGGTCTGGGACCGATCGGCCGGCGTCTTCGCGTACCGGGTGGAGGAGACGAACGCACCGGGAGTCAGCGCGATGCTCGAACGATGGACCGTCCACGGATTGTCCAGGGATCGCGTACGGGTCGGTTGGCTCATCGCTATCGATGCGACGGCTCCCGTGCGTACGCTGGTGCGGTGGCGGCGTCCGATCGACGGCTTGTTTCACCGGGCGATGCGGCGGTTGGAGGAGCAAGCGGGCCGGCGACGAACATGA
- a CDS encoding arylsulfatase has translation MDRTVLPIRRPPFSGVVRRTLDGSEPDWSQIGHTRPPEGAPNVLLVLIDDAGFGNPSAYGGPVRTPNFDRMATQGLRYNRFHVTALCSPTRAALLTGRNHHTVGFGSVGEFSAGFPGYSANLPRDCAPLPRILRDNGYSTGAFGKWHLTPDGQQGPAGPFDRWPNAWGFDHFWGFLGGESGQFDPVITENNRTVGVPDGRDGEQYYLPDDMADKTIEWLHGIRAQDSAKPWFAYFSTGCSHAPHHVPAEWADRYRGRFDGGWDAYREETFARQKELGVIPAAAQLTPRPDELPAWESLDEDRKRYYARQMEVYAGYQENADWNVGRVLAAIEEMGELEDTLVIWIWGDNGASMEGTVTGSFNELTMLNGIPLTDEQQLEVLQQYGGPPMWGTEMMAPHYSAAWAWAGNCPFQWGKQVASHLGGTRNPMVVHWPARVRDPGALRSHFTHVIDVAPTVLEIAGIPQPTKVDGIPQEPMHGVTFADSLHDADAPERHTRQYFEILGNRAMYADGWWLSMRMPRIPWDATPETLRRFAPGEWNPDADPVELYYLPEDFTQAWDLAETHPEKVAELRELFWQEAERFRVLPLLSGFSVWFGMLPPLPQVPQYTFFGDVQNVASGMIPRVYGHSYTISAELVIPAGGAEGVIVAEADHLGGFSLFVLDGKLMHTYSMMGMQVYRQAAADPLPAGEVQVAVVFAADAAKPGTGGQITLLVNDRPVGGGRMDSTVPFRFSGYAGMDIGRDNGMPVDRIYADRSPFPFTGTVKKVVFDIQPHGDLSAEHALHEHAQRSLAAHGMNG, from the coding sequence GTGGATCGAACGGTCCTGCCGATCCGGCGGCCACCGTTCAGCGGCGTCGTGCGGCGGACGCTGGACGGGTCCGAGCCGGACTGGAGCCAGATCGGGCACACCCGCCCGCCGGAAGGCGCCCCGAATGTGCTGCTGGTGCTGATCGACGACGCGGGCTTCGGCAACCCGAGCGCGTATGGGGGACCGGTGCGGACCCCGAACTTCGACCGCATGGCCACCCAAGGACTCCGGTACAACCGGTTCCATGTGACGGCGCTGTGCTCGCCGACCCGGGCGGCGTTGCTGACCGGCCGCAATCATCACACCGTCGGGTTCGGCTCGGTCGGCGAGTTCTCCGCGGGATTCCCGGGCTACTCGGCGAACCTGCCCAGGGACTGCGCGCCGCTGCCGCGCATCCTGCGGGACAACGGCTACAGCACGGGCGCGTTCGGCAAGTGGCACCTGACGCCGGACGGTCAGCAGGGACCGGCCGGACCGTTCGACCGGTGGCCCAACGCTTGGGGATTCGATCATTTCTGGGGCTTCCTGGGTGGCGAGTCCGGTCAGTTCGACCCGGTGATCACCGAGAACAACAGGACCGTCGGCGTACCTGACGGCAGAGACGGCGAACAGTACTATCTGCCCGACGACATGGCCGACAAGACCATCGAATGGCTGCACGGCATCCGCGCCCAGGATTCGGCCAAACCATGGTTCGCATACTTCTCCACCGGATGCAGCCACGCCCCGCACCACGTGCCGGCCGAGTGGGCCGACCGATACCGGGGACGCTTCGACGGCGGTTGGGACGCGTACCGGGAGGAGACGTTCGCGCGGCAGAAGGAGCTAGGAGTCATTCCGGCGGCCGCGCAGCTCACGCCGCGACCCGATGAGCTTCCGGCCTGGGAGTCGCTCGACGAGGACCGCAAGCGGTACTACGCCCGGCAGATGGAGGTGTACGCCGGATACCAGGAGAACGCGGACTGGAACGTGGGTCGTGTGCTCGCGGCGATCGAGGAGATGGGCGAGCTGGAGGACACTCTGGTCATCTGGATCTGGGGCGACAACGGCGCCAGCATGGAGGGCACCGTCACCGGCTCGTTCAACGAGCTGACGATGCTTAATGGCATCCCGCTGACCGACGAGCAGCAACTGGAGGTCTTGCAGCAGTACGGAGGCCCGCCGATGTGGGGCACTGAGATGATGGCGCCGCACTATTCGGCGGCGTGGGCGTGGGCCGGCAACTGTCCGTTCCAATGGGGCAAGCAGGTCGCCTCGCATCTCGGCGGCACCCGCAACCCGATGGTCGTGCACTGGCCCGCGCGAGTACGCGACCCAGGAGCGCTGCGCTCGCACTTCACCCACGTCATCGACGTCGCTCCGACGGTCCTCGAGATCGCGGGGATCCCACAGCCGACCAAGGTGGACGGCATCCCCCAGGAGCCGATGCACGGCGTGACCTTCGCGGACTCCCTGCACGACGCCGACGCACCAGAACGCCACACGCGTCAGTACTTCGAGATCTTGGGCAACCGGGCCATGTACGCCGACGGCTGGTGGCTGTCGATGCGGATGCCACGCATTCCCTGGGACGCCACGCCGGAGACGCTGCGGCGGTTCGCGCCGGGCGAATGGAACCCGGACGCCGACCCCGTCGAGCTGTACTACCTGCCGGAGGACTTCACGCAGGCATGGGATCTGGCCGAGACACATCCGGAGAAGGTCGCCGAGCTTCGCGAGCTGTTCTGGCAAGAAGCCGAGCGGTTCCGGGTGTTGCCACTGCTGAGCGGATTCTCGGTCTGGTTCGGGATGTTGCCGCCGCTGCCTCAGGTGCCGCAGTACACGTTCTTCGGTGACGTGCAGAACGTGGCGTCGGGAATGATCCCGCGGGTGTACGGCCATTCGTACACGATCAGTGCCGAGCTCGTCATCCCAGCCGGGGGCGCCGAGGGCGTCATCGTCGCCGAGGCCGACCACCTCGGTGGATTCTCGCTGTTCGTGCTCGACGGAAAACTCATGCACACCTACTCGATGATGGGAATGCAGGTGTATCGGCAGGCGGCGGCCGACCCGCTCCCGGCAGGAGAAGTTCAGGTGGCGGTGGTCTTCGCGGCCGACGCAGCAAAGCCGGGCACCGGCGGCCAGATCACCCTGCTGGTCAACGACCGGCCCGTCGGCGGCGGGCGGATGGACAGCACGGTGCCCTTCCGGTTCTCCGGTTATGCCGGCATGGACATCGGCCGCGACAACGGGATGCCGGTGGACCGGATCTACGCCGACCGGTCACCGTTCCCGTTCACCGGCACCGTCAAGAAGGTGGTCTTCGACATCCAGCCGCACGGCGACCTGTCCGCCGAGCATGCCTTGCACGAACATGCGCAGCGGTCGCTCGCCGCGCACGGCATGAACGGCTGA
- a CDS encoding GNAT family N-acetyltransferase: MINRLAPADLRGGGLRLRVWKPDDVDALLQGVTDPEYLRWNTHPTPVTDKAAVAEVLRGRREKWKRGEAATYCVTDEASGVVVGGVGLGSVQPDLRVARVSYWVAAEHRGRRIASTALTLLTRWAFEDIGLYRLELGHAVGNVASCRVAERCGYATEGTLRGAMYESQNRDAFRDLHLHARLAIDPLPD, from the coding sequence GTGATCAACCGACTAGCGCCCGCGGATCTGCGTGGCGGCGGTCTGCGGCTGCGGGTCTGGAAACCAGATGACGTCGACGCGTTGCTGCAGGGTGTCACCGACCCGGAATATCTGCGCTGGAACACACACCCGACGCCGGTCACGGACAAGGCAGCCGTCGCCGAGGTGCTGCGGGGACGGCGCGAGAAGTGGAAGCGGGGCGAGGCCGCGACCTACTGCGTGACCGACGAGGCCAGCGGCGTCGTCGTGGGCGGCGTCGGCCTCGGTTCCGTCCAGCCCGATCTGCGGGTCGCCCGGGTCAGCTACTGGGTGGCCGCCGAGCACCGCGGCCGGCGGATCGCCAGCACGGCGTTGACGCTGCTGACCCGGTGGGCGTTCGAGGACATCGGGCTCTACCGCCTCGAACTCGGCCACGCGGTCGGCAATGTCGCTTCCTGCCGGGTCGCGGAGCGCTGCGGGTACGCGACGGAAGGCACCCTGCGAGGTGCGATGTACGAGTCGCAGAACCGCGACGCCTTCCGTGACCTGCACCTGCACGCACGGCTAGCGATCGACCCGCTGCCAGACTGA